Proteins from a single region of Ziziphus jujuba cultivar Dongzao chromosome 1, ASM3175591v1:
- the LOC107404288 gene encoding auxin-responsive protein IAA27 — protein FFFFWALFSNNVVKLSHHCCNREKVDNFAPKKKKKKKNSSYRKDEEASFLHKQNQLFRANQSVSTAYPLSVSLSLVANSERSYFLFFNSKHFSEALSWCFFVVSMPVEHDYIGLTETSSMERSSDKNSSSSSSTLSTAEDEKRSAYNNLKETELRLGLPGSQSPERKPGLGGVSLFGKDLEEKHNGYPPIPQNPAKNVVSGAKRGFSDAIDGSCGKWAFSVSNGSEVDLGKGAALFSPRAGNGGKPLGGGLDNSNSCTKQSCGSAPTMKEVVPGPLSPKPVQEKKPQVSEHASAPAAKAQVVGWPPIRSFRKNTMASHLAKNSDDGEGKSGFGCLYVKVSMDGAPYLRKVDLKTYNNYMELSFALEKMFSCFTIGQCSSDGLPERDGLTESRLMDLLHGSEYVLTYEDKEGDWMLVGDVPWDMFTDTCRRLRIMKGSEAIGLAPRAMEKCKSRN, from the exons tttttttttttttgggcccttTTTTCTAACAATGTTGTTAAATTATCTCATCATTGCTGCAACAGAGAAAAAGTTGATAAttttgcccccaaaaaaaaaaaaaaaaaaaaaaattctagctACAGAAAGGACGAAGAAGCTTCTTTCCTGCATAAACAAAACCAGCTCTTTAGAGCAAACCAGAGTGTGTCTACTGCTTAccctctctctgtttctctTTCTTTGGTTGCCAACTCCGAAAGAAGCTACTTTCTGTTCTTTAATTCCAAACACTTCTCTGAAGCTCTTTCTTGGTGCTTTTTTGTTGTGTCAATGCCAGTGGAGCATGATTACATAGGCTTAACAGAGACTTCTTCAATGGAAAGAAGCTCTGATaagaattcttcttcttcttcctcaaccCTCTCCACAGCAGAGGATGAGAAGCGCTCTGCTTACAACAACCTCAAGGAGACTGAGCTAAGGCTTGGCTTGCCTGGTTCTCAGTCTCCTGAAAGGAAACCAGGACTTGGGGGTGTCTCTCTTTTTGGGAAAGATTTGGAGGAAAAGCATAATGGGTATCCTCCTATTCCTCAAAACCCAGCAAAGAATGTTGTGTCTGGGGCAAAGAGGGGTTTCTCTGATGCCATTGATGGTTCTTGTGGGAAATGGGCTTTCTCTGTGAGTAATGGATCTGAGGTTGATTTGGGGAAAGGAGCTGCTTTGTTCTCTCCCAGAGCTGGAAATGGTGGGAAGCCTCTTGGTGGTGGTTTGGACAACAGCAATTCTTGTACTAAGCAGTCATGTGGCTCTGCACCGACCATGAAAGAGGTTGTCCCTGGTCCTCTATCCCCAAAGCCAGTACAGGAGAAGAAGCCTCAGGTTTCGGAGCATGCCAGTGCTCCTGCTGCCAA GGCACAGGTGGTAGGATGGCCACCGATCAGATCATTCCGGAAGAACACCATGGCCTCTCATTTGGCAAAGAACAGTGATGATGGTGAGGGCAAATCTGGCTTTGGCTGTCTATATGTAAAGGTTAGCATGGATGGTGCTCCCTACCTAAGAAAGGTTGATCTCAAAACATACAACAACTATATGGAACTTTCATTTGCTCTTGAGAAAATGTTCAGTTGCTTCACAATTG GGCAGTGCAGTTCTGATGGACTTCCAGAGAGAGATGGCCTGACTGAGAGCCGTTTGATGGATCTACTACATGGTTCTGAATATGTGCTTACATATGAAGACAAGGAAGGAGATTGGATGCTTGTTGGTGATGTCCCGTGGGA TATGTTCACCGACACATGTAGGAGACTAAGGATCATGAAAGGTTCTGAAGCAATTGGGCTAG CTCCAAGGGCAATGGAGAAATGCAAGAGCCGGAACTAG